Within the Halichoerus grypus chromosome 2, mHalGry1.hap1.1, whole genome shotgun sequence genome, the region TCACGGAAGAGAGAGTTCTTAGCCTTGAAGTATGGGGTGGGTTTAGAGAGGTGGAGGCGAGGGTAGAAGCACGTGAATAAAGGTTTGGAGGCTGGACTATGAACCTGACTGTGAACGTGACCGAGGGCTTCCAGGTGGCGTTAACCTGCAGGCATCTTATTCTTATTGGTTTGTTTGGTCACCTTGGTCTTTTCCTCTCCTCAAATAGTATTTATTGAACTTCGCCTGTGTGCTTCATCCGGTTTTCTAGTGGGACAGGCGAGATACACCCCTGTTGCCCCCAGGTACCTCCCTGAAGATGTGGGCAGGCAGCCAGGGAATAACAGAGCCTTGAGGACACTGCCCAGGGCGTGGGCTACTCTGTGGTCCCGAGCTCCCgaggcagcccccacccccacagtttCTCTGCTTGTCTGTCCCCTGCCCCAGCTGGAAGCCTGTGGCAGAATACATCGACCAGCAGTTTGAGCAGTATTTCCGAGACGAGAGTGGCCTGAACCGCAAGAACATCCAAGACAACAGGGTGCACTGCTGCCTGTACTTCATCTCACCCTTCGGCCACGGGTACGGTCTGAGCCTGAGGCTCCTGAGCCCACCAGGTGCTGCTAAGGGAGCCGGCCGAGAGCGCCAGGGGCAGGGCTGCTGCTAGCCCAGGGTCACACATTCCTGTTCCCCAGGCTCCGGCCACTGGATGTTGAATTCATGAAGGCCCTGCATCAGCGGGTCAACATCGTGCCTATCTTGGCCAAGGCGGACACGCTGACACCTCCTGAAGTGGAGCGCAAGAAACGCAAAGTGAGGgaagctggtggggggaggggagcaggtgggCTTCTGGGAAGGCTGGGGTCGCCAGAACCGTGGGCCCCTCATGTGTTTGCCAGATCCGAGAGGAGATTGAGCGCTTTGGAATCAAGGTCTATCAGTTCCCAGACTGCGACTCTGATGAGGATGAGGACTTCAAATTACAGGACCAAGCCCTAAAGGTGGGGCCACCCCAGGGCATCCCTTTTCCATCTTGTTTCTTCGGGGCAGAAGAGGGAAGTAGAATTCTTTTTAAGGGCTGGGAAAGGACCCTGTTTTCCTAGagtgaagcagagaaaataaagatataggTGGAAAAGAACAGGTGAGAATGGGGGGTATTGACAGCCCCTCCCAACTTCTTCCAGGAAAGCATCCCATTTGCTGTAATTGGCAGCAACACTGTGGTAGAGGCCAGAGGGCGGCGAGTTCGGGGCCGGCTCTATCCCTGGGGCATCGTGGAAGGTAAAGCACTGAGCTTGTGACCAGGGCATCTCCTTGCCCTCAGCGGCTCTCCCCATGCTCCTGGCTGACCCCTAGCCTTGCTATGCAGTGGAAAACCCAGGACACTGCGACTTTGTGAAGCTGAGGACAATGCTGGTGCGTACTCACATGCAGGACCTGAAGGATGTGACGCGGGAGACACATTATGAGAACTACCGGGCACAGTGCATCCAGAGCATGACCCGCCTGGTGGTGAAAGAAAGGAATCGCAAGTATGGCCACAAGCCAGGACAGAGCTGGCAGCGGGGGGGATCCCAAGCGCAGCC harbors:
- the SEPTIN4 gene encoding septin-4 isoform X4; protein product: MDRSLGWQGSSVPEDRTEAGDDKEYVGFATLPNQVHRKSVKKGFDFTLMVAGESGLGKSTLVNSLFLTDLYRDRKLLSAEERIMQTVEITKHAVDIEEKGVRLRLTIVDTPGFGDAVNNTECWKPVAEYIDQQFEQYFRDESGLNRKNIQDNRVHCCLYFISPFGHGLRPLDVEFMKALHQRVNIVPILAKADTLTPPEVERKKRKIREEIERFGIKVYQFPDCDSDEDEDFKLQDQALKESIPFAVIGSNTVVEARGRRVRGRLYPWGIVEVENPGHCDFVKLRTMLVRTHMQDLKDVTRETHYENYRAQCIQSMTRLVVKERNRNKLTRESGTDFPIPAVPPGTDPETERLIREKDEELRRMQEMLHKIQRQMKETH
- the SEPTIN4 gene encoding septin-4 isoform X5, with the translated sequence MDDKEYVGFATLPNQVHRKSVKKGFDFTLMVAGESGLGKSTLVNSLFLTDLYRDRKLLSAEERIMQTVEITKHAVDIEEKGVRLRLTIVDTPGFGDAVNNTECWKPVAEYIDQQFEQYFRDESGLNRKNIQDNRVHCCLYFISPFGHGLRPLDVEFMKALHQRVNIVPILAKADTLTPPEVERKKRKIREEIERFGIKVYQFPDCDSDEDEDFKLQDQALKESIPFAVIGSNTVVEARGRRVRGRLYPWGIVEVENPGHCDFVKLRTMLVRTHMQDLKDVTRETHYENYRAQCIQSMTRLVVKERNRNKLTRESGTDFPIPAVPPGTDPETERLIREKDEELRRMQEMLHKIQRQMKETH